The stretch of DNA ACACCAAAAGAATAAGTCAACATAGCGGACAATTGTTGAGGTTAAATGTTAAAATGAGTTACAAGATTAGCTCAATCTCAGTATATCGCGAATCGATTTAAGCGCATTCTGTGACGCTTCCTTAAAATCTATTTCATATATTAGACATTCCATTAAGAGCCATTAAATGAGGAAAGCTTAAAGTTTAATTGGGGATTGATGTTTGAGGTGTCCATTTTGTTCGAGATGGATTAATGCAGAGCTGTACTAACTAACCCATCTCTTTTTATGCTGTTTTATCATAGAGATTACGTACGTGCCAAGAGTATATCGATAGGGAAGGCATTGCACAACAATCTTCAATGATAGATGCACCAAAATACCATAAACGATACATCTTGCCAGGCAAGTATCTAATCTGTTTCCTTTAAGTTGTGGATTGGATTACATCGAAGCCAAAAGTATTCTGACTGCTAATTTGTTAACAGCGGGTCAGAGCATGAACATCAGCAATCTTCCAAGTCTAAAGTTCAAAAGTCGTGGTATCGATGAAGATGACTGGCTTCAATTTCGTACTGGTAGATTATTATTTTTACTCTGCTGGGCTTTCTGTCAACATTTTCTGAAACATGTCTAAATTTGACTAATTTTGTATGCTATTTAATCATGTAGCTGTTAGAACCACAGTCAGAGATACTCCGTCCAGTGTCAGAGAAACTCCGTCTAGTATCAGAGATACTCCGTCTACTATCAAAGATACCCCACCCATGGCTAGGTAAATCTTAATTGTGATCTTATAACACGCGAAATTTACTGGAATTGCTGGTGTCAtgactaattttttttaaaaatgttaaCCAGAAGAGGACGGTCTATTTCACCTTCTCCTCGAACTTCTTCTAGGTTACCAGCGTCATTCTCTTTCACTGGCTCCACCCCGAAGAAAGATGGTAAATTCTGCAGAAACATGGTACATTTTTGCATGTTCTTGTTAGGGCACTTGATTTACGTATGTCTCTGATTTTGTTATACACACGATGAACAGATAAACGGTCACTCTCACCACGTCGGTTTCCTCTTCTGCGTTCTGGTTCTCTTGCATCAAGGCCGACAACACCAAAATCTAGTAGACCAACAACACCAAACACCGCTCTTGAAAGGCAACGGGTAAGGAAACAAATTACTACATGCATACATACAATTCACTAAATGTAGGTTTTACGCAGAATCTCATGTGAGACAGTCTCTTGATAGGGTTAGCATTACACGGATTGTGTAACATGTTAGTTTCTCGATATGtggattaatgggtaatttggTGGAGTAACTATATATGCTTTGTCTACAGTATCTGCCTGATTCATGGAAATCGGTTTCTATGAGAGTTCACCACGAGAAGGAGAAGCCAAAAGACATCGAGCGACAACCCAGCAAAAGCAAGCGTCTGCTCAAAGCATTGCTCAGTAGGCGCAAGTCGAAGAAAGACGATATGTTACTCACTTATTTGGATGAATACTGAAGATGGTTTTCAAAAAGTCGTTATAAGCTGCTGAATTTTACAGAACCCCCCCAAAGTCGAGCGTGGGTATATTCATCagatacggagtatattttattTATACAACAGAAAGTAATTGTAATTTGTTCTTCATAGATGTAGATGTGTTTAGTCATTGCTCAGTTGCTATGGAACATAGGCAAGCTTTTGTATTTTTGAATAATTTCTCTTTCAGTCCACCTTCATAGTATATCCAAGTTCGTTTTGTTTCAAAACATGCCTCGTTAGAACTCTTTTGTTCGATAGATATCATTTCCGTACTCTCGAAAACTTTATCATATACCTCCTCCGTTTTAACAAAGTCTAAATAGTtaaataagacaaaagcagaatgcaTATGGAAAAGCAACATATTTGCCTTATACACTAAAGTGGAATGATATAAAATGGAATACTTCATGACGTACAACTAGAGCTGGCAAATTTGACCTGGCTTGAGCAAATTCGACCCGACCGAACCCGGGACTATTGTAAAACGAAGTTGACCAGGCCCAACCCATTGACAACTCCTAACCCGATACGGCCCAATAATCAGTGACCTGAacccaaacccggcactgtattgacccgattaaattgatgaccaacaattattaaatttaatattgatcaaaatgaaGCGATTTAGTGTTTAGTTTTATACATTTGCCTTAATAATAAAGTAACTAAACAAAATAATAGTCGAAAAACTAATTTTAATGAGTAAAAAAATTGAAGTAATGCGATAAAATACTTAGAcctgacccaaacccgacccggtACATCATTTAACCCAAAATTACCCGAACCCGATTTGACATGGCCGACTTAACCCGACCCGACCGAGTGCCACCTTAGTACAACTCAGCATAAATTAACAATTTTCGTAATCCAAAGAAGATTGTGCGTGTTTCCTAAAATAGGTAAATACTTTCCTAGTCCTAAGAAGTCTGTATttcctaaatttttttttttttttttttttttgaaatactGTATTTCCTAATTTAAGTCCACCCTACACACTATATAAATAAGGTCTCGTTGTATTAACGTAAATCATCATAAATCATATTcataacaacaatcaaacaatcaataataatacaatacaaACAATTTATCTAAACTCCTTCCCtccatattttttttatatataatttaTAAACTCTCCCCTTTCATATATACACtcaatagtaaaaaaaaaaaaaattgatcaaTATGGGGCGTTTAATGGAGCAAGATTTAAGTACCTTGGATGTCACGCAACTAAATCCTCTCTCGCCGGAGGTTATCTCTCGCCAAGCAACAATTAATATAGGTAATTATTTTCGTCTATGGCCGTCTTACACAAGTTTACTATAAAACGGGTTTCATAATAATTACTTTTACTTTTTAATTTGTATAAAACCGTCTTGCACAAGACTAACTGAATTTGTTGTATATTCTCAGGGACGATCGGCCATGTGGCCCACGGCAAGTCGACCGTTGTCAAAGCTATATCTGGAATTCAGGTTTGTTAGTTAGttgtttatatttatttatttatatatacgATATGATATGGTATGGTATGATATGATAAATACAATTCACTTGTTTATTGCAGACGGTTCGTTTTAAGAACGAATTGGAGCGTAACATTACTATCAAGCTTGGATATGCTAATGCAAAAATATACAAATGCGAGGATGAACGCTGCCCACGACCGTCCTGTTACAGGGCATATGGCAGTGGAAAGGAAGATAGTCCAATGTGTGATGCGCCTGGATTCGAGCACTCTAAGATGAAACTTCTTAGACATGTCTCATTTGTCGACTGTCCGGTGAGTAGATATCTATTTTAAAATTTtcggtttttctaacatgtgttCTTTGATTGGtgattaatccatcttaattgtCGATTTCAGGGTCACGATATTCTTATGGCTACCATGCTTAACGGAGCCGCAATCATGGATGGTGCTTTACTTCTTATCGCGGCTAATGAGAGCTGTCCGCAACCTCAAACCTCTGAGCATCTTGCTGCTATTGAAGTTATGAAACTTGAGGATATCATCATACTACAAAATAAGGTTGATCTAATTCAACAAAAAGAAGCCTTAAATCAACATGCAGCGATTAAAAGTTTTGTTCAGGTAATTTGTCGCATTACAAGAATTTCTGTTTCGGGCGACTAAAAAAGGCGACTGATGAACAtaatcgccaaattggcgactgaataaAAAATCGGGCGACTAAAGACaatcgctaatttggcgactattAAATCCCATATAATTATTGGAGCGGACAACGATTAAAACTTTTGTTTAGGTATTTTGTCGCACTACAAGAATATCTGTTTCGGGCGACTAAAAAAGGCGACTGGATAAAAAATCGGGTGACAGAagacagtcgccaatttggcgactatcaAATCCCATAGAATTATTGGAGACTTGGAGCGGGCGACTGAGACATACGCGTGTTGATGAACTATTACGTTTTTAATTTCATGAATTTTACGCGTGTTGCTGAACTATTACGTTTTTCTTGATACAGGGTACTGTCGCCGATAAAGCACCTATAGTACCAATTTCTGCACAATTGAAGTACAACATTGATGTTGTTTGTGAATATTTGGTGAATAAGATTCCGGTTCCCACGAGGAACTTCGACTCACCACCAAATATGATCGTGATACGTTCTTTTGATGTTAATAAACCTGGTTATAACATTGATGACATACGCGGTGGTGTTGCTGGAGGGAGTATTCTTAAGGGTGTCTTGAAAGTGAACCAAAAAATCGAGGTTCGACCTGGAATTGTCGTCAAGGATGCAAACGGAAACATCCACTGCACACCCATATACTCGAGGGTTGTTTCGTTGTACGCTGAACAGAACGAGCTACAATTTGCTGTCCCAGGTGGTCTAATTGGGGTTGGGACTACCATGGATCCAACTTTAACTCGAGCTGATCGACTGGTTGGTCAGGTACTCGGAGAGATTGGGTCTCTTCCGGAGGTATATATCGAGTTGAAGGTAAACTTTTTCCTATTACGACGCTTGCTTGGTGTCAAGACAAGGACAGGGGATCAAGACAAGGTTGCAAAACTCACCAAGGGAGAGATTCTGATGGTAAACATTGGATCAATGTCGACCGGTGCCCGAGTACTCAGCATCAGTAAGAATGAGGTCGTTTTGAGACTTACCTCTCCGGTTTGCACCAACTTAGAAGAGAAGATTGCGTTTAGTCGCCGTATTGAAAAGCATTGGCGACTTATTGGTTGGGGTACGATTATAGATGGCACGGTTCTCGATATCCCCCCTCCCCCTTCCATTTAGCTGAGAAGCAAAGAGGCAAACTGTTGATGTAATGGGAATTGCAAATCAGTACATCTAATCATCAAATATTATCAAGA from Silene latifolia isolate original U9 population chromosome 10, ASM4854445v1, whole genome shotgun sequence encodes:
- the LOC141606411 gene encoding protein ABIL2-like isoform X2 produces the protein MVSLSTATTLPVHHRSSNYDETSMQDSLLFADSLKDLKNLRSQLYSAAEYFELSYTSDDQKQLVIDTLKDYAIKALVNTVDHLGSVTYKVNDFLDEKVEEVSGTELRVSCIEQRLRTCQEYIDREGIAQQSSMIDAPKYHKRYILPAGQSMNISNLPSLKFKSRGIDEDDWLQFRTAVRTTVRDTPSSVRETPSSIRDTPSTIKDTPPMARGRSISPSPRTSSRLPASFSFTGSTPKKDDKRSLSPRRFPLLRSGSLASRPTTPKSSRPTTPNTALERQRYLPDSWKSVSMRVHHEKEKPKDIERQPSKSKRLLKALLSRRKSKKDDMLLTYLDEY
- the LOC141606411 gene encoding protein ABIL2-like isoform X1 gives rise to the protein MVSLSTATTLPVHHRSSNYDETSMQDSLLFADSLKDLKNLRSQLYSAAEYFELSYTSDDQKQLVIDTLKDYAIKALVNTVDHLGSVTYKVNDFLDEKVEEVSGTELRVSCIEQRLRTCQEYIDREGIAQQSSMIDAPKYHKRYILPAGQSMNISNLPSLKFKSRGIDEDDWLQFRTAVRTTVRDTPSSVRETPSSIRDTPSTIKDTPPMARRGRSISPSPRTSSRLPASFSFTGSTPKKDDKRSLSPRRFPLLRSGSLASRPTTPKSSRPTTPNTALERQRYLPDSWKSVSMRVHHEKEKPKDIERQPSKSKRLLKALLSRRKSKKDDMLLTYLDEY
- the LOC141609369 gene encoding eukaryotic translation initiation factor 2 subunit gamma-like, whose translation is MGRLMEQDLSTLDVTQLNPLSPEVISRQATINIGTIGHVAHGKSTVVKAISGIQTVRFKNELERNITIKLGYANAKIYKCEDERCPRPSCYRAYGSGKEDSPMCDAPGFEHSKMKLLRHVSFVDCPGHDILMATMLNGAAIMDGALLLIAANESCPQPQTSEHLAAIEVMKLEDIIILQNKVDLIQQKEALNQHAAIKSFVQGTVADKAPIVPISAQLKYNIDVVCEYLVNKIPVPTRNFDSPPNMIVIRSFDVNKPGYNIDDIRGGVAGGSILKGVLKVNQKIEVRPGIVVKDANGNIHCTPIYSRVVSLYAEQNELQFAVPGGLIGVGTTMDPTLTRADRLVGQVLGEIGSLPEVYIELKVNFFLLRRLLGVKTRTGDQDKVAKLTKGEILMVNIGSMSTGARVLSISKNEVVLRLTSPVCTNLEEKIAFSRRIEKHWRLIGWGTIIDGTVLDIPPPPSI